Sequence from the Rhodococcus jostii RHA1 genome:
GGACGAGGTCGTCGCCGTCGGCGCCGCCCTGCAGGCCGGTGTCCTCAAGGGCGAGGTCAAGGACGTGCTGCTCCTCGACGTCACCCCGCTGTCCCTCGGCATCGAGACCAAGGGTGGCGTGATGACCAAGCTCATCGAGCGCAACACCACCATCCCGACCAAGCGTTCCGAGACCTTCACCACCGCTGACGACAACCAGCCTTCGGTGCAGATCCAGGTGTTCCAGGGTGAGCGCGAAATCGCCTCGCACAACAAGCTGCTCGGCTCGTTCGAGCTGGCCGACCTGCCGCCCGCCCCGCGTGGCGTGCCGCAGATCGAGGTCACCTTCGACATCGATGCCAACGGCATCGTGCACGTGACCGCCAAGGACAAGGGCACGGGCAAGGAGAACACGATCAAGATCCAGGACGGCTCCGGTCTGTCCAAGGAAGAGATCGAGCGGATGGTCAAGGACGCCGAGGCTCACGCCGAGGAAGACAAGGCCCGCCGCGAAGAGGCCGAGGTGCGCAACCAGGCCGAGTCGCTGGTGCACCAGACCGAGAAGTTCATCAAGGACAACGAGGACAAGGTGCCCGCCGACGTCAAGGAGAAGGTCGAGGCTGCCATCAAGGAAGCCAACGACGCTCTCGCAGGCACCGACATCGCGGCCGTCAAGACCGCGGTCGAGAAGCTGGCCACCGAGTCGCAGGCCCTCGGCCAGGCGATCTACGAGGCCAGTGCCGCTGAGGAAGCCGCCAACACCGACGGCTCCGGCGCGAATGGTGCCGACGACGTCGTCGACGCCGAGGTCGTGGACGAGCCGTCCGACTCGGAGAAGAAGTGACGTCCGACAACACCGAGCAGGAACCGGTCACTTTCGTGGACAAGCGGAAGATCGACCCCGAGACCGGTCGGACACGGGACGCGGAGCCGGTAGTGGAGCCCCTCGCGGGCACCGCTGCCGCCCCGCAGCCCGGCTCGGTGGACGAAGGGGCCCTGCCGGAGACGGCAGCTCCGGAGACGGACGAGTTGGCGGAGCGCACCGCCGACCTGCAACGACTGCAGGCGGAGTACGCCAACTACCGCCGCCGCGTCCAGCGCGACAAGCAGGCCGACATCGCGAACGCCAAGGCGTCCGTCGTCGGTGAGCTCATCGCGGTGCTGGACGACCTCGACCGTGCACGCAGCCACGGCGACCTCGACTCGGGGCCGCTGAAGGGTGTGGCAGACAAGCTCACCGGCACTCTCACGTCGCTCGGCCTGAGCGAGTTCGGCGCCGAGGGCGACGCATTCGATCCGGCGCTGCACGAGGCAGTGCAGCACGAGGGCGAGGGTCACGACCCCGTTCTCGGCACGGTGATGCGAAAGGGCTACAAATTCGGTGATCGCGTCCTGCGGCATGCGATGGTAGCTGTGATCGATCGCGCAGGCGATGCCGGCGCGAACACCTCCGACGAGGCGGCGAAGCCCGCCGAGTCGGAACAAGAGTAAGAGCGAGAGGAGGAGACGCCCAGTGAGCCAACGGGAGTGGATCGAAAAGGACTTCTACAAGGAGCTGGGCGTCTCGTCCCACGCATCCGCGGACGAGATCAAGAAGGCGTACCGCAAACTCGCCCGCGACCTTCATCCCGACGCGAACCCCGGCGACACGAAGGCCGAGGAGCGTTTCAAGTCCGTCAGCGAAGCACACGCCGTGCTCTCGGACCCTGCCAAGCGCAAGGAATACGACGAGGCCCGGCGACTGTTCGCGAGCGGCGGTTTCGGGCAGGGCGGCGGCGGATTCAACCCCGGAGCCGGTGGTTTCGGCCAGGGCGGATTCGACATCAACGACCTGTTCGGTGGCGGCGGCGCGGCGGCCGGTGACGGCGGCTTCGGCGACATCTTCGGTGGCCTGTTCAATCGCGGCGCCGGTGGCGGCGGCGCGACCCGCACGACCAACCGTCCCCGTCGTGGCAGCGACGTCGAGACGGAGACCACCCTCGAATTCCGCGAAGCCACGCTCGGCGTCACGGTTCCGCTGCGTCTGACCAGCCCGTCGCCGTGCACCACCTGCCACGGCAGCGGTGCCAAGCCGGGAACCAGCCCGCGAGTCTGCCCGCGTTGCAACGGGACCGGAATCGTCAGCCGCAACCAGGGCGCGTTCGGGTTCAGTGAGCCGTGCGACGACTGCCGCGGTACCGGCTCCATCATCGACTCGCCGTGCGAGGTGTGCCACGGCAACGGCGTCACCAACCGGACTCGCACCATCACCGTCCGCGTCCCCGCGGGTGTCAGTGACGGACAGAAGATCCGGCTGGCAGGCCAGGGTGAGGCCGGCCTGCGCGGCGCACCGTCCGGCGACCTGTTCGTCACGGTCCGGGTGCGTCCCGACAAGGTGTTCGGCCGCAACGGCGACGACCTCACGCTCGTCGTTCCCGTCAGTTACGGTGAGCTCGTGCTCGGAACCACCGTCTCCGTCCCCACCTTGGAGGGGCGTGTCGGTGTGAAGATTCCTGCGGGCACCGCCGACGGCCGGGTTCTGCGGGTTCGCGGGCGAGGCGTCCCCAAGCGTGCCGGTGGCGCCGGTGACCTACTGGTCACGGTCAAGGTCGCCGTTCCGCAGAAGCTCGACGACCCGGCCACCGAAGCATTGAAGACCTATCTGGAAGCAGAGAAGGCCAGCGGATTCGATCCGAGGGCCGGGTGGGCGGGTGCTTGATGAGCGATACGACTCAGGATCCACGCGAGAGCGCCGTTGATCCGGACGCCCAGATCTTCGTGATCTCGGTGGCCGCGGAACTCGCCGGCATGCATGCGCAGACGTTGCGCAACTACGACCGGCTCGGTCTCGTCACCCCGCACCGCACGTCCGGTGGCGGCCGACGGTACTCGCCGCGGGATGTGGCGTTGCTCCGCGAGGTGCAACGCCTCTCGCAGGACGAGGGTGTCAACCTCGCCGGGATCAAGCGGATCATCGAGCTCACCAACCAGGTGGAGGCTCTGCAGCACCGGGTTCGCGAGCTGGCCGAGGAGATCGCGAAGATTCACGCCGGGTACCGGCGCGACCTCGTTCCGATCCCACGGAGCAACGCGCTCGTCGTGTGGAAGCCGCGGCACCAGCGCTGACCCGGCGATCTCTCGGGTGAACCGAACCGATGTCGCACTGGTCCTGTCGGAGTGAACCAGTGCGACATCGGGCCCCAACCCCCGGCTTATCGGTCGCGGTTGCCCCAGCGGGGCCCGCGACGGGTGCGTGATCGCGGAATGTTCATCTCCTCGAGACGTGCCTTGATCTCCTCGGTGGTCCACATCGTGCGGGAGACGGTGGGGGTGGGGGTCTCGGTGACGTGCATGATCATGTTCTGCGGCTTTCGTCGAGTGTTCGGTGGATGGTCGGGATCGGCTGTCAGGGGTGT
This genomic interval carries:
- the grpE gene encoding nucleotide exchange factor GrpE, giving the protein MTSDNTEQEPVTFVDKRKIDPETGRTRDAEPVVEPLAGTAAAPQPGSVDEGALPETAAPETDELAERTADLQRLQAEYANYRRRVQRDKQADIANAKASVVGELIAVLDDLDRARSHGDLDSGPLKGVADKLTGTLTSLGLSEFGAEGDAFDPALHEAVQHEGEGHDPVLGTVMRKGYKFGDRVLRHAMVAVIDRAGDAGANTSDEAAKPAESEQE
- the dnaJ gene encoding molecular chaperone DnaJ; protein product: MSQREWIEKDFYKELGVSSHASADEIKKAYRKLARDLHPDANPGDTKAEERFKSVSEAHAVLSDPAKRKEYDEARRLFASGGFGQGGGGFNPGAGGFGQGGFDINDLFGGGGAAAGDGGFGDIFGGLFNRGAGGGGATRTTNRPRRGSDVETETTLEFREATLGVTVPLRLTSPSPCTTCHGSGAKPGTSPRVCPRCNGTGIVSRNQGAFGFSEPCDDCRGTGSIIDSPCEVCHGNGVTNRTRTITVRVPAGVSDGQKIRLAGQGEAGLRGAPSGDLFVTVRVRPDKVFGRNGDDLTLVVPVSYGELVLGTTVSVPTLEGRVGVKIPAGTADGRVLRVRGRGVPKRAGGAGDLLVTVKVAVPQKLDDPATEALKTYLEAEKASGFDPRAGWAGA
- a CDS encoding heat shock protein transcriptional repressor HspR, producing MSDTTQDPRESAVDPDAQIFVISVAAELAGMHAQTLRNYDRLGLVTPHRTSGGGRRYSPRDVALLREVQRLSQDEGVNLAGIKRIIELTNQVEALQHRVRELAEEIAKIHAGYRRDLVPIPRSNALVVWKPRHQR